The following coding sequences are from one Aethina tumida isolate Nest 87 chromosome 2, icAetTumi1.1, whole genome shotgun sequence window:
- the LOC109595730 gene encoding PBAN-type neuropeptides produces MTRFTLVNCAVLILIYLELALCSQPTNVVAALDKQRDDEVKLDNLWFGPRLGRRKRNDSEDHYNYLNAEQIQNILEAIEQSPYTIVILNPTKRHTVNFAPRLGRDSGEDDNNEWVQESDLLDKNMNERSPPFAPRLGKRLIPFAQHLSREKYKF; encoded by the coding sequence ATGACTCGTTTCACACTAGTAAACTGTGCGGTGTTAATTCTAATATACCTGGAATTGGCCTTGTGCTCGCAACCGACAAATGTCGTCGCCGCTTTGGATAAGCAACGGGACGACGAAGTCAAATTGGATAACTTATGGTTCGGGCCCAGGCTCGGTCGGAGGAAGAGGAACGACAGTGAGGACCACTACAACTATCTGAACGCTGAACAGATCCAGAACATCTTGGAGGCGATCGAACAGTCGCCGTACACCATCGTCATCCTGAATCCTACGAAGAGACACACCGTCAACTTCGCCCCGAGGCTGGGAAGGGACTCTGGGGAAGACGACAATAACGAGTGGGTCCAGGAAAGCGATTTGCTCGATAAAAACATGAACGAGCGATCGCCACCTTTTGCTCCAAGACTCGGAAAGAGGCTGATTCCCTTCGCTCAACATCTGAGCCGTGAAAAATACAAGTTTTAA